The window ATCAACTCTAACACAGCTGCCTCTTCCTCATTAACTTGCTTTACCAGCCCATCCCTAAATCCAATATTAGGCGATGCCTCTTGGTGGTACAGCTCCTTATAGAAGTCTCGTATAGCAATCTTGATCCTGGCTTGATTCCTCACCAATCTCCCATTAACCATTAAGGCATCAATCCGATTGGACCTTCTCCGAGCTGAGGCTAAATTGTGGAAATAACGAGTGTTTTGATCCATCTCCTTTGCATGCCGAGATCttgacatctgcttccaatgtagCTCCTTTCTGATGTACCATTTCTTACAGTAGCTTACCAGCACCTTTCGTCTTGCTTCCACCGTCCCATCTGCCACTCCGGTGCTCACCATGTCATCTACTTTCTGTATTTCTTCCTCACACTGTGTAATCCTTGTGTCCATATCCCCAAAATTCTTTCTATGCCATCTGCTCAGCGGAGTCGTCAAAGCCTTTAACTTGTCCGTGAACTGCCCATCTCCTAAACTCCTCCATTCCTCCTTTACCATCCTCAAGAACCCATCATGAGTAAACCATGAGTCCAAACTCCGAAAAGGTCTTGGCCCCCTCTAATCCGTGTGACCTCTATAATCATTGGACAATGGTCAGATAACCCTCTAGTTCCTCCTCGCAACCTCGTCTCCGGAAACTCTTCTAACCACTCCAAGCTAACCAGAACCCTATCAATACGACTGCATGATTGCCCTCTGAACCAAGTGAATAAGCGATCTGTGAGTGCCAAGTCTACTAGCTCCATATCCTGAATCCATGATCTAAACTCTGTTGCAGTCACCGTCAAAGAAGTAGCTCCCTTCCGTTCTTCCACATGAGTTATCTCGTTAAAGTCCCCCATGTAACAAAAAGGGACTTGACATAGCCCAGATAGAAAGTTCAGCTCTTCCCATGTAACAAGCTTTTCCTCCCTATCATGCGGACCATAAACCAGGCAGAAAGCAcaggaaaaattattttttagtaacaCACCCTCCACACACAGTCATCTAACTCCTTTATAACAGTTGTTCATCTGAAAAATCGTTTCATCCCACATCAATAACATGCCACCTGAAGCACCAATCGACCCAACAAACTCCCACTTAACTGCACCATTACCCCCACAGTTGCACTATATCAAAGTTAGTTATGATCCCTTTTTTAGTCTCTATCAAGCCTAACATATGCAATTTAAACTTCCTCCGAAAGTTTTTTACCATGCTCAGTTTACCAACTCCCGCCAACCCCCTAATATTCCATGAGCTAAAAATCATTTTAACGCCTTTATAcacacctttttttttattttttggccgACTTCTTCGTGCTTTCTCCTTCTGCTTAGCCTGTTTTTTCTTCTTTGCAATTTCCTCGTTCTGTGCTTGTAGGATTACCATAATATCATCCTTCTCATCATACTACACTGCTCCAGATTTTACTGCGAGGTTCCATGCTTCCCGATTTTCTTGCATGTCTGCTGCCCATCTGTTCGCGGACGTTTCTGATTCAGCGTCGCTTCCAAAACCCCTAGTGGCATCTCGCATACTCTGCAAAGCTGCCCCCGTACCATCGGTATGTAACTCCTTTGGAACATCTACAATCTCCAAAGAGGCATTTAAGCCACTACCCGCCACAAGGTCCTCCCCTTCCAGAACATTACACTGCTCTTCAAGCCCACCCCCCTTCCACGGCGATGTCCCATATGGGGAGGCCAACATTTCTTCCTTCCCTTCCACCTGACAGCACCAGACTCCCTTATGGCTCTCATCAAAATTTTCATCGCAAGCCACCGCATATCCAAGTCCCCCGCCAGAGAAATCCGCCTCCAATCCACCGCATATAATAAGtagtttataatttaattaaaatattttggcttaaatattagaaataattcttttatgaattatatataataaaagatttttttaaaaaatcagacactaattttttaatatttccaTTATGTATAGTATAGAGTATAAATATGATAAGATATGAGAAAGTGagagataaattttaaattaaaaaagaaacttttaagaattggtaaaaaaatcaataagtaaatgaaaattaaaggatGTTATGAAATAGGAGTATTGATAGActttataaatatagaatatactAGTATTAAATTCGTGTAATGCAcgggcttatatttaaatttgacatgttaaatcgaaaataatattttacaatcataaattttttgagtttagtataacactatcatcgtcattatataataaacgtaCTGAATAtgctattttatctttattcaaagtaaaatacaaaTGGAAGAGGTTGAAGTCTGtaatattcttgaaccataaggagAGAGAcatgaaaaaataagaacatatataactataataatagCACGTCAATTTTACACTAAACTTTATATCAAaaggctaataaaaatttatccacaacctagtatcttactaacttcattagaaaagcaattggcaTATGATGTTGTGCTCCCTGTTACACATTTTATCTCAAATCTGAAAAcagagttatagataaattagttatatctatagtaaatatttgtacacttgtgtaaatcataacatgctattaaaatgaaaataatattattcttacctaaatattattaaaaacttctttaaacacgacatttgttgttgatgactttggattgtcgtctttatttagaattaaaattctGAGGCCACTGCCATTCTTAACTgttgacaaagcaacataaagttaTCCATGGATGAACACTGATTTTGGCAAGTAAAGTCCAACATATGATAATGATCGACCCTGACTcttgttaatggtcattgcaaagcatactgtTAATGAAAATTATCTCCGTTGGAACTTAAATGACAATCTTGAATATGAAGGGACcaagttcattcttggaatgtacactctatctccaatatttctaccGGTCACTACTGTTACTCCAATTACGTTGCTGCCAATTTCATTAACTATTAATCTTATCCCGTTGCATAAACCTAAAGTCTGGTCTATGTTTCACAGTAGCATTACAGCGACTCCtgacttcaaagtcaacttgtgattgggtagttccgaacatttgatgtcatttaggaactctggtgtgaaccactcttgttgtacatcttcattctcatcaacTTGACATGTTGTGTCAGAACTCAAATAGTCCTTTTCCATCCTTGGAAAGATTGTCAAGACGaaatcgtttaccttctcgacactctcaAGCGTGAGTGCAAGAATTGCCCTACTCTGGAAAAACCTGTAATCTGACAtattttgcaacaaatttggatatgcaaagtctactaaatgagagagaggatcattagtagttgtaatcaatagatcatctggaatttcaacttctgattcatcaccaacaacagaaccaatatttccatttccaacatcaagtatccaattatCAAATCTTttcatttcaccttcatcttgatccgaagaagacattagaagcctcatgttcatatgcagtttcagaaccttacaaaacgaccacagatgggatgagttaatagcTGATGACAATATATTGTGTCTACTCCCTTTTGAAATCACCGGAAGTATCTGTCTAAAATCACCTCCTAGAATAATAATCTTACCATCAAATGATTGATGTATCTTATGTTGATCGGTAACTGATATAAGATCCCTGAGCGTCCGATTAAGTGCTTCAAAGCACATTTTATTGAGCATTGGAGTTTCATCCCAAATTATTAAGCTACTTTGAATGAGCATCTCAGCCTTCAAACTGCCATGCTTGATGGTGCAAGTAGATTCATCAGTAATTGTAATGGGTATTGAAAATCTAGAATGAGCCATTCTGCCACCAAGTAGGGGTAAAGATGCAATCCCAGTGGATGCGACATTTAAAACAATCTTTCCTCTAGACTGAATAGCAGAAGAAAGTCCATTCCAAATAAATGTCTTACCACACCCACCATGCCCATAAACAAAGTAAAAACCACCATAGTCTATAATAACAGCATTGAGTATCTCATTGAATACTAACTTTTGCTCATGAGTCATCTTTTGTTCCATATATAAGTTTGTATGAGTCAACTCATTTGTGTCATATGCTAACTCCTCCTCTATTAGCTTATTCTGAAAAAGGTGAACATCAGACATCTCAGGATATGACATTGATTGATAATCTCTTAAAAATCTCGCATTGCTGTTGATtatcttctcaatctcaataatGCAGAGATTTTTCAATTCGTCATCAGTCATGTTTAATCCTAGCAAAAGCACATGATGGTTTTATGAAGTATTTAATAAGTAATTCCAAAATaaaactattaatattattaataaaaataaaaataataagaataagagaATGTAATCttgatattaaaaaaaagacataatAAAATACCTTATTTTTCAAAGCTTTTTTCCTCTCATATAGTATTCCATAAGCTAATAATGTCCAAGTTGCATTCCttggtttttagttttattataaaTAGTATCAATCTTATTATTtgtcgataaaaataaataaaattaaatataatctaaaaattaataaccttataaattacgtaaatttaaaaaaaaatatttaaattttttcaaaatactaaattaattcaattttgtcggaacaatattagaaacaaaattaaGTATAGAGGattgtc is drawn from Arachis hypogaea cultivar Tifrunner chromosome 12, arahy.Tifrunner.gnm2.J5K5, whole genome shotgun sequence and contains these coding sequences:
- the LOC112730283 gene encoding uncharacterized protein — its product is MVKEEWRSLGDGQFTDKLKALTTPLSRWHRKNFGDMDTRITQCEEEIQKVDDMVSTGVADGTVEARRKVLVSYCKKWYIRKELHWKQMSRSRHAKEMDQNTRYFHNLASARRRSNRIDALMVNGRLVRNQARIKIAIRDFYKELYHQEASPNIGFRDGLVKQVNEEEAAVLELMPTADEIKDAVWDCESTKAPGSDGYNMNFIKKCWGNWEGSSLER